TTGAGGAAGCCGGTTACACAGAGTCGGAAATTACCATCGGACTTGACGCTGCTGCATCAGAGTTCTTTGATGGTGAAAACTATGCAATCGACGGGAATCTCCTGACGCCAGAAGAGCTTACCGATTTCTATGTCGAACTTATTGAAACCTATCCTATTCTTTCAATCGAGGATCCTTTCCATGAGGAATCTTTTGAGGATTTTGCTAACCTCACAAATGAGGCATGGGACACCATTATTGTGGGAGATGACCTTTTCGTAACCAACGTCTCACGTCTTGCAAAGGGAATCGAAATGGAAGCTGCAAATGCCCTTCTCCTGAAAGTCAACCAGATCGGAACGCTTTCGGAGGCTTTCGATGCTGCAAACCTTGCAAGTCGAAGTGGTTACAGTGTAGTAGTAAGTCACAGGTCGGCAGAGACCGAAGACGACACCATTGCCGACATTTCAGTTGCGCTTGGCGCCGATCTTATCAAGACCGGAGCTCCTGCAAGAGGAGAAAGAACTGCTAAGTACAACCAACTGCTCAGAATAGAGGAAGATCTCGGCGACGCTGCAAGATACGTACACCTCTGAAAAAGAGAAAACTAATGTATGAATTCAGGATAGCTAGGCGGCATATTTTCTCTAAAAGGAGAAATGCTGCCTTTTCGGTTATTGCAGTAGCACTTGCAATAACAGTAATAGTAGTCCTGATGTCACTTATGTCCGGGTTTCAGGCAGATCTTATTGACAAAACCGTTGAAAATTCTCCCCACATTACTATTTCTCCTGAAGAAGACGAGGATTTTGTCCACTTATACAATCACTATACAAAAACCATAGAGGATTTTCCCAAAGTGGTTGTAGCATCCCCTTTTCTTTCAGGACAGGTTGCCATTACATACAGGGATGATTCAGCCGGGGCGAATATTTATGGAGTGATTCCGGAAGCTGAAAACGAAGTCCTGAATCTTGAAGAGGACATGGTCGAAGGGAGCTTTCTTGCGCTATCCAGAACAAATTCCGGCGTAGTGCTGGGGGACAATCTGGCAGCAAAACTTGGAGCTTCCACAGGAGATCGAGTGGATATTACTGTTCCCGGATATATTGATGCATCTCTGCAGGTTATTGGTATAATCAACACAGGAACTGCTCTGGATGAAAGTCTGGCGTATACGAAACTACCCCTACTTCAGGATCTAGCTGATGCAGACGGTGTTGTAAGTGGAATTTCCGTGCGAGTGTCTGATCCATATATCGCCGATGATGTTGCAAAAAATATTGAAAACGAGATTGGTCTTGAAGCAACAAGCTGGATTGAAAACAACAGTGAATTGCTTGAGCTTCTCAACACACAACTTGCTGTTACATGGATATACTATTTGCTGATTTACATGACAGCCGGTTTCGGTATTGCCAATGCACTCATCAACATTGTCATGGAAAAGAAAAGTGAAATTGGAATGCTAATGGCAATGGGAGCTTCAAAAAGAAGTATTACCTTGATATTTGTTATCGAATCTTCTATCCTTGGGGGAGTTGGCCTAATCCTAGGAATACTTCTGGGATACCTGTCCATACTTCTAATCGGATCATACGAAATTGTTTTGCCGGAATCGGAATTCTATTTTGGTCTGGAAACTTTGCCGTTAAAAGTTGATTTGCGTAACTTTGTTTACGCTACATCATTTGCATTTGTCATCAATCTTCTTGCAGGCATATATCCTGCACGGAAAGCATCAAATCTTGATCCCGTAGAAGCAATCGAGGGAATTTAATTAGAAGTCAAAAAGGGAACTCTGGTTCCTGGATGCATCGGGTTGGGATTTATCCTCACGCTCATGGTTTTTAGTTATGAAATTGTCACTTGCTTCCGGAGTATTTGTAAAATCAAAGAGACCTTTCTGTTTTGAATCGTGATCAAGGGTTGCAATATCCACTCCGAATACTCCCAGAATACGCTCCACAGGAGGAAGCATCTGCTTCTGGATGTAGTAATCAACATCCAGTGGGATATTATTTTCTTTAACGTATTCAGGATCTTCAGCCCGCTCCACAAAGAGACCTTTTCCTGCAATAATTACAAAAGGAATTCTTTCTCCAATTGTGGGCCGTATGCCCGTGCGACGCTCAAGCTTTTCAACAACAGTAAGATGTGGCTGCCTGTTCTTGTAACTGGAAGGACTCTTGGAAAATGTTTTCGTTAAAACCAGTTCGTCCATGATTTCCGCATCATGCTGAACATCAACATTCCTAACCCTGTCAACAGTTTTCCGGACGTGTTCCACCGCTTTCTGTATGTCACCTTCCTTAAGCACATATTCCAAGACCTGATTGAGCATATGTGAAGTAAGCTCACACCAATCCCTCCTGACAGTCTCAAGTCCCTTTACTTTGATTTTATCTTTCCAACCTTGTGGAGCGGGCTCAAAAAGCCATTGTGCATAGCGTTTCTTGGCAACAAGGAGCACACGTCTGGCAAGGGCTTCAAACTCAAGCTCCATAGGATCAGGGAGTGAATCAGTCACTATTGCTGCCACTTTTTTACCCACAAGCTCGGAATCCTCCCGGCTGAATTCCTCTTCGGTGAATTCCCTACCTTCAGAAGACATACAATGGACAAATACACTATCTGTATCACCATAAACTACGGATAGATCAACAAGTCTGTCGGTAGGAGTGATTGAAACTTCATCTTTCAGAAAAGCTTGTCCATCCCTCAAAATTACTGTCCCTATTTTATCGCATACGATTTTCTCAGTTCTGGAAATATTTTCCCTGCCTATTGCAGTAACTGAACCTGCCATTTCCAGACTATAGAGCCTTGCCCTTGCATATCCTGAATAACCGTAAAAACTGTTAAGTAAGATCTTCAGAGCAAGCTGGGTAGCATCCAGCACACGGTATTCATTATCATCCGTGGCTTTTTTCATCTGCCTTTTAGTCTCACTTCTCTGATCCAGCAGATTTTCCAGAACTGCAGGTACGATTCCCTTGTAAATATTCGGTTTTACAAAGCGTGCACCTGTGGGAGAAGAAATTACATCCCCATCATTGTATTCTCCATCCTCAAGTACAGTAGTATAGCACAAATTGTGCGCCATGATGATAGTTGGATAAAGGGACTTGTAATCAAGAACAAGGACATTTTCATGGAGACCTTTTTTGGGTTCCAGTACAGCCCCACCTTTCAGGTTTTCATTCAAACGGCGCCGATCCGCTGAAGTCCTGTCATCGGGCTTGGAAGACATCACCCTTCCCTGTTTACCGAATTCCGTGAGTAGCAACTGCTCAACCATATTGGTCTGGCCGCCACTGACAACATCCTGTATAATGGTACCACTAACCTGTGACAATGCAATATATTTGTCAAGAAGCTTCAATTCAAGAACGAGTTCGAGTGCCAGCTCTGAATCACGTCTTGCATAATCCACAAATTTCCTTAACTTTTCCCCGTCGTCGTTCCAGTGTTCTTCCATCTCACCTGCAGAAACATCCAGTTTTTCCCTTCCGAGCAATTCCTGCGAAACATTACGCAATGTGTAGCGTTTTAGGCTGAATTGCTGTCTTATGATGGGCAATGCGTCCACAACCACACGACCTGGGATGGAAACCATGGTTTGTGTCCCGATTTTGCGATAGGAAAGATATCTGCGATCCCTGCCTACTGCAGAGTCGATGTTGTGTCCACTGTTGTTCAGAACCTTCACTCTGTCAACTATATAGGGTACATCAAATCCATTACAGTTGTATCCGGTAACGATGTCGGGATCATATTCCCTTAATATTTCAAAAAAACGTTTGAGAAGAGTTGGCTCATCAGCACATGCCTCCACATCATCGTCCATCCCATCCGCAGGTTTTGCCATCAGAACAATTGTTTCTTTTCCCTTAAAAACCGGATTAAAAGACATGCTTACCATGATGACCGGAGATCTGTCCGGAGTCGGCATATTACCATCTTCGGGGAGACATTCGATGTCAAAAGCAAAATACCTTAGATCCGATGGTGCCTTGCGGTCGGTTTCCTCCACTTCCGAGAGTTCCAGAATCTCATCACATGCATAACCTGATAAGTTAATTTTCTTTCCCTTTCCCTGAAGCCAGCGCATTCCGTGAAAATCATTATCGATAAGGTATCTTGTCCTGAACAGAATATCCGCTTCATAAACCGCCTTTACACCGTTCATATTGGCAATATCATCCCTGATTTCAGGAACATTTCCCGGCTCATGGGTGAACACCTTGAGCATTGGTTTCATCGTTTTCTGGTAGCCAACCGGTTCAAATCGTTGCACTACTTCTACTCTTTTCACCTGGGAAAAACTGTCCTGCAATTCATGTGAAAAAAGCTCCAGATCATTTTCAGTATTAACGTAGAAATAAGGTTCAATTCCGGGGACATGACAACAGATACTCTTCCCTTCTTCTGTTCTCCCAAAAAGCCTGATTACAGGACCGGAATCCTGCCGGAAATAATCTGCATCTATTAACTGGAAACGTCTGTCTTCAATTGATGTCCTGGACATAGCACAACCCACTTTTATCTGAAACCACCGCTCAGTAAGGCCACCTTTCCTATGTTTTTACTTGTATATATGTCCATTTCCCAAAAAAGTGGCAAAGCTCATAATTGTGCAAAGAATACCTTAAATGGAAAAAGGAATAGGAAAATGCCCGGAGCGTGACTCGAACACGCGACCTCCAGATGTCTCAGGAGACATGGGAGCACCCATTCAGTTATTACCCTATGAGTCTGGCGCCCCAACCAACTAGGCTACCCGGGCAGGTAGCATCTAGAAAGTACATTTTCCTATTAAAGCATATCGGTTAAAAAAAGAATGGGGAGAAGCTTCGGTCAGTATCCGGTAGCTTCTGCAAATTCTTTGAGCGTGGAAGGATCTGAAGTTGCCCCTCTTATGTGGAAAACAAAATTGTCACTGTTCCACACGTAGGCGTAACGTTCCGCATCTGCTCCATTTTCTGTTACATACCAGACAATACGAGTTACAAAGTGATTATTTATTGATTGTTCAATGAACCTGTTCCCCATTGTCATAGGTGGAAAAGTCGCCTTGTAAGTGTTTACAAGGTTTTCAGCTTCATTTTCTGAAGAAGCTTCAATCACAGTTATCAGCACATCAAATTCTTCACTTTCATAAATCCCCTGATGGGCTTCAACGAAATGAGATTCATTGCAGCAACCATCAAGGACTTTGTCTGCTGAAAGTTCCCTTGCACCAAGGTATTCAAATCCTGCAGGAATTTCTTCAAGTACAACCATGTCCGAAACGGTCATCTCACCAGTTTCATCTTCACCAGCATTCGGATCAGTACATCCGGATATTGCCAGCATCACAAGTGTAAACGATAACAATAGTGCAATAATTTTTGATTTCATGGAATTGCCTCAAGAAAGGAAGTATTCAAAATCGTATTTAAATTTAATCAGAAAAGCAAGCCAAAAAAGAAAAGAGTTAGAAGGGATTATTCCCTTCTAATTAAGTTACGCTTAGTTTCTCCTCACGAGGTATGCAACTGCGAGAAGTCCACCGATTGCAAGAACTGCTTCAAAGCCTGGTGTGTCAGCATCTGGCTCGTCAACTGGTTCTTCTTCTTCAGGCATGTCTTCTTCAGGCATGTCTTCTTCAGGCATGTCCTCAGTTACGTTGTCTTCAGGCATGTCTTCTTCAGGCATGTCTTCTTCAGGCATGTCTTCTTCGTCGTCTTCTTCGTCAGCTTCGTCGCCTTCGATGGTTACTTCCTGCATCAAGTAGAACCTGTCAGGACCTTCTGAACCTTTGAAGAAGATTCCGTCCATGATTTCGAGTGTATCGTCATCTGGTACATCGATATCATTGTCTTCGTCTGTGGACATTTCAATGACGCCACCAGTAAGGGAGTCGACAACGAGCTCTCCGTATTCATCGTCTGTTTCGATAATCAGACCATCGTCAGAAATCTGGAAGATACCTTCGACAACACAAAGACTGTCAACCTGACCCTGGAACACTTCATCAACGTGTACCATCAGAGTAACAATATCTTCAGAGTCAAGAATATCCTGCTCGTAGAACCAAGTCTTGTTTGCCTGAGTTGCATCAGCGGTGGAGATAATCTTGTCATCAAGGAAATCACCATCTTTGGTAAGCTCAAGCCATACCTTGTTACCATCAACATCAATCTGCTGTGGAGTGATTGCGTAGCCCTCACCGAGTTCCAGTGTCTCACCAGTTCTCAGGGTGTAACTCTCATCATCATCCATGAGAATCTTGGAAAGCTGTGCAACATCATCGTCAACTACGAAATATTCCTCTGCCATGAATCCAATCTTAGCGAATTCATAATCTGCAGTGGTAGTTGTGTTTGCTGTGAATCCGAACTCAGTAGTCTGGCCGGTTATCATGGTAGCATTGTAGGTAAGGTTGTTACCATCAATAGCACCATCTGTGTCAAATATAGCTGTCAGGTTTTCTGATGCATCACCAGTGTCAAGGTCAAGCCAGAAGCCGGCAAAACTAGTTGCATCCCAGGTCATGGTACCTGCAGTAATTTCGACAACTTCACCGCGGATTTCATGGGTACCTGGCTCAGTGATTAACTGCATCAAATAGAACCTGTCAGGACCTTCTGAACCTTTGAAGAAGATTCCGTCCATGATTTCGAGAGTGTCATCATCGGGTACATCAAGGTCATTGTCTTCGTCTGTGGACATTTCAATGACGCCACCAGTAAGGGAGTCGACAACGAGCTCTCCGTATTCATCGTCTGTTTCGATAATCAGACCATCGTCAGAAATCTGGAAGATACCTTCGACAACACAAAGACTGTCAACCTGACCCTGGAACACTTCATCAACGTGTACCATCAGAGTAACAATATCTTCAGAGTCAAGAATATCCTGCTCGTAGAACCAAGTCTTGTTTGCCTGAGTTGCATCAGCGGTGGAGATAATCTTGTCATCAAGGAAATCACCATCTTTGGTAAGCTCAAGCCATACCTTGTTACCATCAACATCAATCTGCTGTGGAGTGATTGCGTAGCCCTCACCGAGTTCCAGTGTCTCACCAGTTCTCAGGGTGTAACTCTCATCATCATCCATGAGAATCTTGGAAAGCTGTGCAACATCATCGTCAACTACGAAATATTCCTCTGCCATGAATCCAATCTTAGCGAATTCATAATCTGCAGTGGTAGTTGTGTTTGCTGTGAATCCGAACTCAGTAGTCTGGCCGGTTATCATGGTAGCATTGTAGGTAAGGTTGTTACCATCAATTGCACCATCTGTGTCAAATATTACAGTCAGGTTTTCTGATGCATCACCAGTGTCAAGGTCAAGCCAGAAGCCGGCAAAATTAGTTGCATCCCAGGTCATGGTACCTGCAGTAATTTCGACAACTTCACCGCGGATTTCGACAGAATCTGTTGCGCTTACTGCGCCAACACTTGCCAAAACCATTAAAGCGGCTACTGCGAATGTCAGTAATTTCTTCATTATTTTCCTCCGTTCTAATTTATAGTAGGTCAAGGTAATAAGCGATTATTAGAGTGAACATAACCAATAGATGTCCAATCATCCTTCATCAAAGGACAATACGTCCATTGACGAAAGTCAACTCATCACCCTCTAATCCCGTCATATTGGTTAGCAACTGTGTAATAAGACAATTGCCTTTTAAATCTTTTGTGGTCTCATGGCCAAAAAATCGCTCTTTTTGATAGTGAATATCGACATTTGCAACGTCATATGCCGAAGACTTTCTGCATTGATTAAATAGTTCAACGCTAATTTACCATGAAATCTTCACATATTGTCGATGTTCATATTTCCCTCAAGAAATAAATTTAATACTCATTTTGTCTTTGGAACAAGAACACTTAATCCCCTATTGATATTTTGTTTTTTAGTTCAATACATTTATATGTAAGTCTTTCCATAAGGTCACTACGAAATAAATTTAATGCTTTCAATATATTAAGCAGTATAAGACTGTATACGATCACGAGGAGTGCGATTATAAAATGTTTAACGGTTCAGAGGAAATATCAATGGAAGATGCCGCAAACAGGGTAAAAACCGGTATTCCTGGTTTTGACGAGCTTTGCGGAGGGGGCCTCATCCGGGATAGGACATACCTCGTTTCAGGCACATCCGGTGCCGGAAAAACCATCTTTTCTATCCAGTTCATTTATAACGGTATTGTAAATCACGGTGAAAACGGAATTATTGTTGCAACAGAGGAACGTCCCGAGCAGATCAGGGAAAACATGCTCAACTTTGGCTGGGATCTTCAAGCCCTTGAAGATGAAGGTAAACTAGCCATTATTGATGCATGTTCCACAAAAATAGGAATTCCATCCCAGGAGAAATATGTGGATGTAAGACCTTTTGATACTCGCTCCATGATGGACCAGATTATTGCAACTCAGGAAGAAATTGATGCAAAAAGGGCATTAGTGGATTCTACAACATCAATCAGCTTTTACCTTCATGATCCTGCAAGGATAAGAGTGGAGCTCCTCAAGCTTAGCACCACTCTGGAAATTATCGGGTTAACATCTATGATGACCTGTGAGATAATTGATGAATCAAAGCCCTCCAGATTCGGGGTTGAGAATTTCGTCACTGATGGTACTTTCGCACTTTACTACGACAGACGTGACAATGTCCGCTCCCGGAGTGTAGAAATCTACAAAATGAGAGGATCTGATCACAGTAAGAAAGTACACCCTTACGATATTGAAAAGGAAGGTTTCGTAATTCATCCACACGAAGAAGTTTACACTAGCTTCTAAAAATCATAAAAAATGATTATATATCTGGATGGGTTTCTTCGTTGCCGCATTCTACACATTTATAAATAGCCAGACTGCGGCCAAATTTATCATAACGTTTAATCGGGGGATACATCCAGCGATTCATTCTCCCTTCGCATACGGAACACCTGTAGTTCATTCAAACCTCCTCATTAAATATATATGATTGTTGACAATATAATTCTTCCGTTAGCTAATGCTGTAACCCTTTTTGAATATAATCACTTTTAGAGCCTCTATCCCGACAAGAACCCCAAAGGCTACTGAAACCGGCACAATCCAGCCAGCTAAACCCAGGGGAACCAATTCGAAAATTGATGCGAAGAAGGGTATGTACATAACCCCCATTGTCAACAAGAAAGCGCTTACCACTCCTACAATCATCAACGGATTGTCTCTAAGACCCGTATTAAGTATTGGATTTTTGAGAGACCTGAATGCAAAGGGAACAAAAAGGATCATGCTCACAATTGCTGCAAACGTCACTGTCCTTGCATATATAAGATTATTGAAAGGATCTGCGTGAAGATACACTCCAAAACACGATAAACCCATAAACATCGCCACAATAACTACGAATGCAAGCCTGCTGCCACCAAGTATTTTTTCACCTATGGGACGCGGCTTACGTCTCATAACATCTTCTTTTGCAGGATCGAGACCTAAAGCTATTGCTGGCATTATTTCATCAAACATGTTGATGAAAAGAATTTGCAAAGCAAGGAGAGGAACGAGATCGAATCCCAGGATGGAGATTCCCAACAGGATCAGGATTAATTCTGTGAAATTGCGGGATACGAGATATGAAGTAAATTTTTCAATGTTCTCATAAATAGCTCTTCCCTGTTTCACTGCCTCAACAATTGTACTGAAATCATCATCCTGAAGCACCATAACACTGGATTCCCGGGCTACATCCGTTCCTTTTTTCCCCATTGAAACCCCAATGTCAGCGGTTTTAAGGGCAGGTGCATCATTAACACCATCACCTGTCATCGCTACAACATGCCCTTTGTTTTTAAGAGCTTTTACAATTCTCAGTTTCTGTTTTGGCATCACCCTTGCATAGACGGAAATATGCTCCACAACCTGCTGGAATTCAGAATCATCAAGATATTCCAGTTCTTCACCGGTAATGACTCCGTCACTAACAATCTTTTCAATCCCCTCTTCTAACAATGCTGGATCGTGGGAATAATCTGTTTTGATTCCAACTCTTGATGCAATAGCTTTGGCAGTTTTCCCATTGTCTCCAGTGATCATTATTACTTTAATTCCTGCTTCCCTGCATAACGAGACGGCTTTTGGAACTTCTGCACGGACCGGATCTATCATTGCCATAAGACCCACAAAAACAAGATCGGTTTCAATCTCTTCTCCTGTTTTGTTTCCATGAATATCCCTGAAAGCAACCGCCAACACACGATACGCATCATTTGCCATGCGATCATTTTCAGAAAGAATCCTGTTTTTGTCAGTTGAATTAATTGTTCTTAATTCACCGTTTTCCAAAATTTGGGAGCATTTGTCCAGAACGATGGAACATGCACCCTTGGTATATGCGATTTTAGAACCTTTAGAACGATGAATGGTGGTCATCATTTTTCTTTCTGAGGTGAATACTATCTCATCGATTCTTTCGAAATCCAGATCCAGTTTTTCCTTTGAGAAACCAGCCTTTAATGCAGCGGTCAATAGTGCAACTTCCGTAGGATCACCGGCTGATTGCCAGGCACCGTTACTTTCCACCAGACCCGAATTATTGCACAATGCAGATATCTGTAGCAGAAACCGTATATCTGGATAATTTTCCAAATCTGCAGCATTTCCATCTACCAAAAAAGTTCCTTCAGGCACATAACCCGAACCCGTAACTTCAACTATCTGTCCATCAACAAAGAGGCACTCTACAGTCATTTCGTTTTGTGTCAGGGTTCCGGTTTTATCAGTGCAAATAACACTTGTGGACCCTAACGATTCAACTGCAAGCATTTTCCTTATTATGGCATTATTTTCCGCCATCTTGCGCATTCCATGTGCAAGAGTAATAGTAATAATAAGGGGCAAACCTGATGGTACAGAAGCAACTGCCAGAGCAAGGGCTATAACAAGCATTTCCCCGATGGGTGCTCCGATTGTCACGCCCAGAAGAAAAGAAAAAGTTGATGCTGAGAGGGCTATTGCTGCAAGTACCTTTGCAAGATTTGAAATGCTTTTCTGTAATGGTGTCTCTTCCTCGGATTCCTGTATCAAGCCCGCTATTTTTCCAAGCTCGGTGTTCATACCAGTTGAAATAACAACAGCCTTACATTTTCCCCCCACTGCCTGGGTTCCGGCAAAAATAAGATCATTAACATCTTTTTCAACTGGAACACTTTCACCTGTAAGAGAAGATTCGTCAACCCTGAATCCGTTAAGCTCAAAAATACATGAATCAGCTGGTATATTGTCCCCGTTTTCCAGATCAAGGACGTCACCCGGTACAACTTCTCTTGTCTGCACGTCCGTCAAAATCCCGTCCCTGACAACACGCGTTGTCGGCATCATGATGTTTCGAAGGGATTCCATTGCTTTTTCCGCGCGATATTCCTGCACGAATCCAAGGATCAGGACAAAAACGATAATTGAATTAATTACCCAGAAATTGATGACTTCATCTATGTAATAGGAGATCAAAGCCGCAGCCGCCAGCACCCAGATGATAAAATTGCCCAATTGGCGGTAAAAAACCTTAATGGGAGTGATTTTTTGTTTCTCTTCGAGTTCATTAAGCCCGTAAACGGAAAGTCTTTTTTTTGCTTCTCTGGCAGAAATACCGTCAGTTGAACTGGAGTACTCATCAAAATATTCATTAAAGTCTTTTTTGACCCCCGCCATCGACTACCGCCACATCCTATTATGAAAACTAACCATTTTAAGCCTTGCTTGAGATGCCCTTGCAGAGGCGAACGATTGCTTTTAACTTGTGCCAACTGAATTAATATTATTTGTCCTTAATATTATAGCTTAACCTTTATATCGTATTAAGGAAAAACGCTGATCTATCAGATATTGAAAGCCCATGTCGTGGCAATCTGAGTTGGGGTAAACGGGGTATAAAAACGCAGCCTATAAAGAAATTATTAATTGTAGCTGGCGATGAATTCGCAGCTAACCAGATGAAGCATTGTTTGCAATTGACTGATACCATCATTGAGACAACATACTCTTACGAAGAATCTAAGCTGGTTCTTGATAGCAATCCTGATGGTATAATGTTAGTTGTAGATGATTCTAAAAAGAACCAGAGTGCTATTTGCTCAGAATTAGAAGACGCCGGGTTTCCCGTAATGCATGTAAAATCAGGAACCATTGACATAAAGTCTCTTAATGAAAGAACCCGGGAACTTTTGATGAGAAAGCAATGTGACAAGGAACTTCTCACACAAAAACACGTTCTTGAGAAGCAAATCAAGGATAAGGAGAATAAGTTCCAGCATCTTTTTAATAGCCTCAGCGATGCAGTATTCATTCACGATCTGGAAGGAAATTTCCTTGAAGTTAATGACATAGCATGCAACAGATATGGATATTCAAGGGACGAATTTTTACAAATGAACAAAAAAGATATCGATGCCCTCGAATATGCAAAAATGATAGGTCTCAAGATTGAGATGGTGTTGATAAAAGGAACTGCTCTCTTTGAAATTGTTCAGAGAACAAAAACAGGAAAAAAGTTTCCTGTAGAACTCAGCAGCAGGGTCATCGAATATGAAGGTAAAACTGGAATTCTGTCCATTGCCCGTGACATCAGTCAGAGAAAACTATCCGAAGCAGAGCTATTCCAGGAAAGACAGCAAAAGTTGACAATTCTTGACTCACTTAGTGAAACTGTACTTTACCTTGACAGAAACTTAACAATTAAATGGGCAAACCCACATGCCAAGGAAATATTTTCAAGTGAAATTATAGGAAAGCAATGCTGTGAAGTGCTACATAAAAAAACAAACATTCCCGACGACTGTCCTGCAAAAATAGCTTTAGAAACAGGAAAAAAGCAACATCTGGAAATCAAGACCTCAGAGGGTAAATACTGGAATATTCGTGCCAATCCGGTGGTCGATCAGGAAAAAAACATCGTTGGAATAGTTACTTCCATTCTTGATATTACAGAGCTGAAGCAAACCGAGGAAGATTTACTCCAATATCAACGTGATCTGGAAAAAATGGTCTATGAAAGGACAACAGAACTCGAAGAATCAAACCAGCTAAAAGATATTTTCCTGGATATCTTACACCACGACTTGTTGAATCCTGCAGGCGTCATCAAGGGTTACTCACATTTGCTTGCACGAACAGAAACAGATTCAAAGAAAAAGGAAGAAGAGTTGCGTATTGAGGAACAGTCCAAGAAAATAATTGAAATAATTGATAACGCCTCAAAACTTTCAAAACTACGTTCCTCCAAAGACCTCGAACTTCAGGAAGCCGACCTCTGCATGTTCCTGAAAAAGACTGTGGATAATTTCAAGGAGCAACTTGCAAGTAAAAATATGCATGTAGAAGGCGAGCTTCCGGAAAATTGCACATCCCTTGTAAACCCCATCATTGAGGAAGTATTCGCTAACCTGATATCCAATGCTATCAAGTATAGTCCCGAAGGTTCCACGATAAAAACTTCAATTGTAAGCAGCGAAAACAATTGGGAAGTCAGGATTACGGATTCAGGTGAAGGAATACCGGATTCTGAAAAGGAGAATGTTTTCCATCGTTTTGAACGGATTAACAAGGGAAGTGTGAAAGGCATAGGGCTTGGACTGGCAATTGTGAAGCGAATCGTTGAGCTCCACGGAGGAGATGTGGGAGTTCGTGACAATCCGGAAGGGAAGGGCAGTGAATTCTGGTTCCACCTTTCAAAAGCCTGATGATTTAACCTTTAAGAAACATAATCTTGCCCCTGTTTTTTTCTTATAAGAGTTTTCAGCAAGATTGGTGATATGAATATTGATACCGCAACCATGACCACGACTGCAGAAAAAACCTCATCGGTTATCAGTCCAAGATTTTTCC
This genomic stretch from Methanohalophilus levihalophilus harbors:
- a CDS encoding ABC transporter permease; its protein translation is MYEFRIARRHIFSKRRNAAFSVIAVALAITVIVVLMSLMSGFQADLIDKTVENSPHITISPEEDEDFVHLYNHYTKTIEDFPKVVVASPFLSGQVAITYRDDSAGANIYGVIPEAENEVLNLEEDMVEGSFLALSRTNSGVVLGDNLAAKLGASTGDRVDITVPGYIDASLQVIGIINTGTALDESLAYTKLPLLQDLADADGVVSGISVRVSDPYIADDVAKNIENEIGLEATSWIENNSELLELLNTQLAVTWIYYLLIYMTAGFGIANALINIVMEKKSEIGMLMAMGASKRSITLIFVIESSILGGVGLILGILLGYLSILLIGSYEIVLPESEFYFGLETLPLKVDLRNFVYATSFAFVINLLAGIYPARKASNLDPVEAIEGI
- a CDS encoding DNA-directed DNA polymerase gives rise to the protein MSRTSIEDRRFQLIDADYFRQDSGPVIRLFGRTEEGKSICCHVPGIEPYFYVNTENDLELFSHELQDSFSQVKRVEVVQRFEPVGYQKTMKPMLKVFTHEPGNVPEIRDDIANMNGVKAVYEADILFRTRYLIDNDFHGMRWLQGKGKKINLSGYACDEILELSEVEETDRKAPSDLRYFAFDIECLPEDGNMPTPDRSPVIMVSMSFNPVFKGKETIVLMAKPADGMDDDVEACADEPTLLKRFFEILREYDPDIVTGYNCNGFDVPYIVDRVKVLNNSGHNIDSAVGRDRRYLSYRKIGTQTMVSIPGRVVVDALPIIRQQFSLKRYTLRNVSQELLGREKLDVSAGEMEEHWNDDGEKLRKFVDYARRDSELALELVLELKLLDKYIALSQVSGTIIQDVVSGGQTNMVEQLLLTEFGKQGRVMSSKPDDRTSADRRRLNENLKGGAVLEPKKGLHENVLVLDYKSLYPTIIMAHNLCYTTVLEDGEYNDGDVISSPTGARFVKPNIYKGIVPAVLENLLDQRSETKRQMKKATDDNEYRVLDATQLALKILLNSFYGYSGYARARLYSLEMAGSVTAIGRENISRTEKIVCDKIGTVILRDGQAFLKDEVSITPTDRLVDLSVVYGDTDSVFVHCMSSEGREFTEEEFSREDSELVGKKVAAIVTDSLPDPMELEFEALARRVLLVAKKRYAQWLFEPAPQGWKDKIKVKGLETVRRDWCELTSHMLNQVLEYVLKEGDIQKAVEHVRKTVDRVRNVDVQHDAEIMDELVLTKTFSKSPSSYKNRQPHLTVVEKLERRTGIRPTIGERIPFVIIAGKGLFVERAEDPEYVKENNIPLDVDYYIQKQMLPPVERILGVFGVDIATLDHDSKQKGLFDFTNTPEASDNFITKNHEREDKSQPDASRNQSSLFDF
- a CDS encoding S-layer protein domain-containing protein, yielding MKKLLTFAVAALMVLASVGAVSATDSVEIRGEVVEITAGTMTWDATNFAGFWLDLDTGDASENLTVIFDTDGAIDGNNLTYNATMITGQTTEFGFTANTTTTADYEFAKIGFMAEEYFVVDDDVAQLSKILMDDDESYTLRTGETLELGEGYAITPQQIDVDGNKVWLELTKDGDFLDDKIISTADATQANKTWFYEQDILDSEDIVTLMVHVDEVFQGQVDSLCVVEGIFQISDDGLIIETDDEYGELVVDSLTGGVIEMSTDEDNDLDVPDDDTLEIMDGIFFKGSEGPDRFYLMQLITEPGTHEIRGEVVEITAGTMTWDATSFAGFWLDLDTGDASENLTAIFDTDGAIDGNNLTYNATMITGQTTEFGFTANTTTTADYEFAKIGFMAEEYFVVDDDVAQLSKILMDDDESYTLRTGETLELGEGYAITPQQIDVDGNKVWLELTKDGDFLDDKIISTADATQANKTWFYEQDILDSEDIVTLMVHVDEVFQGQVDSLCVVEGIFQISDDGLIIETDDEYGELVVDSLTGGVIEMSTDEDNDIDVPDDDTLEIMDGIFFKGSEGPDRFYLMQEVTIEGDEADEEDDEEDMPEEDMPEEDMPEDNVTEDMPEEDMPEEDMPEEEEPVDEPDADTPGFEAVLAIGGLLAVAYLVRRN